The Saccopteryx leptura isolate mSacLep1 chromosome 2, mSacLep1_pri_phased_curated, whole genome shotgun sequence genome has a window encoding:
- the CLIC3 gene encoding chloride intracellular channel protein 3, with protein MADSARIQLFVKASEDGESVGNCPSCQRLFMILLLKGVPFTLTTVDTRRSPEVLKDFAPGSQLPILLYNGDTKTDTLQIEEFLEETLGPPEFPSLAPRYRESTTAGNDVFHKFSAFIKNAVPAQDDALYQLLLRALARLDSYLRAPLEHELAREPQLRESRRRFLDGNQLTLADCGLLPKLHIVDTVCAYFRQAPIPAELRGVRRYLDSALQEKEFKYTCPHSSEILAAYRPVVHPR; from the exons ATGGCCGACTCCGCCAGGATCCAGCTGTTTGTCAAG gcgAGCGAGGACGGCGAGAGTGTGGGAAACTGCCCTTCCTGTCAGAGGCTCTTCATGATCTTGCTCCTTAAGGGCGTGCCCTTCACACTCACCACAGTGGACACGCGCAG GTCCCCAGAGGTGCTCAAGGACTTCGCCCCTGGCTCGCAGCTGCCCATCCTGCTATACAACGGTGACACCAAGACGGACACACTGCAGATCGAGGAGTTTCTGGAGGAGACGCTGGGGCCTCCCGA ATTCCCCAGCCTGGCGCCTCGCTACAGGGAGTCCACCACCGCTGGCAACGATGTCTTTCACAAGTTCTCTGCATTCATCAAAAACGCGGTGCCTGCGCAGGACGATG CCCTGTACCAGCTGCTGCTGCGCGCCCTCGCCAGGCTGGACAGCTACCTGCGAGCGCCCCTGGAGCATGAACTCGCCCGGGAGCCGCAGCTGCGTGAGTCGCGCCGCCGCTTCCTGGACGGCAACCAGCTCACACTGGCGGACTGCGGCCTGCTTCCCAAGCTTCATATCGTGGAC ACGGTGTGCGCGTACTTTCGCCAGGCGCCCATCCCCGCGGAGCTGCGCGGCGTCCGCCGCTACCTGGATAGCGCACTACAGGAGAAGGAGTTCAAGTACACGTGCCCGCACAGCTCCGAGATCCTAGCAGCCTATCGCCCTGTAGTACACCCCCGCTAG
- the PAXX gene encoding protein PAXX isoform X5 — MVPPPPAPPLSPPLCTLPPGPGPPRYVCYCEEEGIGAEGQGGFSLHVTDAVELWSTCLTPDSLAALRARFGLSATEDITPWFRAAFKQQAVAFTPQGDGASLTLSGGLSAPDFELSKVSGPEAASRLQALTLSLAERVCSLERRLAAAEEAAASPRKSPRQAGLQSFLPDPDPQRGCPGPGVRRRCPGESLINPGFKSKKPASGVDFDDL; from the exons ATGGTTCCGCCGCCGCCGGCGCCGCCGCTCTCGCCGCCTCTCTGCACGTTGCCGCCGGGCCCCGGACCCCCGCGTTACGTGTGCTACTGCGAGGAGGAGGGAATTGGAGCCGAGGGCCAAGGCGGCTTCAGCCTCCA tgtGACGGACGCCGTGGAGCTTTGGAGCACCTGCCTCACGCCGGACAGCCTGGCGGCCCTC AGAGCCCGTTTCGGCCTGAGTGCGACGGAGGACATCACTCCCTGGTTCAg GGCAGCCTTCAAGCAGCAAGCTGTGGCTTTCACTCCGCAGGGGGATGGAGCGTCTCTGACCCTGTCTGGGGGGCTCTCGGCCCCGGACTTTGAGCTTTCCAAAGTGTCAGGCCCAGAAGCAGCTTCCAGGCTGCAGGCGCTGACGCTCAGCCTAGCGGAGCGCGTGTGCAGCTTGGAGCGGCGGCTGGCAG CTGCAGAGGAGGCAGCTGCCAGCCCCAGGAAGAGCCCTCGGCAagcggggcttcagtccttcttACCAG ACCCAGATCCTCagagaggctgcccgggacctggaGTCAGGAGGCGGTGTCCTGGAGAGTCCCTCATCAACCCTGGCTTCAAAAG tAAGAAACCAGCCAGTGGTGTAGACTTTGATGACCTCTGA
- the PAXX gene encoding protein PAXX isoform X2, translating into MVPPPPAPPLSPPLCTLPPGPGPPRYVCYCEEEGIGAEGQGGFSLHVTDAVELWSTCLTPDSLAALVESPFRPECDGGHHSLVQGDGASLTLSGGLSAPDFELSKVSGPEAASRLQALTLSLAERVCSLERRLAGRVGGRGTLRPRWGPPAFASIPGFPPQLQRRQLPAPGRALGKRGFSPSYQVMPLAYDLSWGCAQSSVAQFPQNKPQAPERGSVWRGWGVCGPGSYWIQVVPSPTPILLSLDPDPQRGCPGPGVRRRCPGESLINPGFKSKKPASGVDFDDL; encoded by the exons ATGGTTCCGCCGCCGCCGGCGCCGCCGCTCTCGCCGCCTCTCTGCACGTTGCCGCCGGGCCCCGGACCCCCGCGTTACGTGTGCTACTGCGAGGAGGAGGGAATTGGAGCCGAGGGCCAAGGCGGCTTCAGCCTCCA tgtGACGGACGCCGTGGAGCTTTGGAGCACCTGCCTCACGCCGGACAGCCTGGCGGCCCTCGTAG AGAGCCCGTTTCGGCCTGAGTGCGACGGAGGACATCACTCCCTGGTTCAg GGGGATGGAGCGTCTCTGACCCTGTCTGGGGGGCTCTCGGCCCCGGACTTTGAGCTTTCCAAAGTGTCAGGCCCAGAAGCAGCTTCCAGGCTGCAGGCGCTGACGCTCAGCCTAGCGGAGCGCGTGTGCAGCTTGGAGCGGCGGCTGGCAGGTAGAGTCGGGGGACGGGGCACCCTGCGGCCTCGCTGGGGCCCCCCTGCCTTTGCCTCCATTCCTGGCTTTCCCCCTCAGCTGCAGAGGAGGCAGCTGCCAGCCCCAGGAAGAGCCCTCGGCAagcggggcttcagtccttcttACCAGGTAATGCCTCTCGCCTATGACCTGAGTTGGGGCTGTGCTCAGTCCTCTGTGGCTCAGTTTCCTCAGAACAAGCCCCAGGCTCCCGAGAGAGGCTCtgtgtggagggggtggggtgttTGTGGCCCTGGATCCTACTGGATTCAGGTGGTCCCTTCACCCACCCCAATCCTGCTTTCCTTAGACCCAGATCCTCagagaggctgcccgggacctggaGTCAGGAGGCGGTGTCCTGGAGAGTCCCTCATCAACCCTGGCTTCAAAAG tAAGAAACCAGCCAGTGGTGTAGACTTTGATGACCTCTGA
- the PAXX gene encoding protein PAXX isoform X1, translating into MVPPPPAPPLSPPLCTLPPGPGPPRYVCYCEEEGIGAEGQGGFSLHVTDAVELWSTCLTPDSLAALRARFGLSATEDITPWFRAAFKQQAVAFTPQGDGASLTLSGGLSAPDFELSKVSGPEAASRLQALTLSLAERVCSLERRLAGRVGGRGTLRPRWGPPAFASIPGFPPQLQRRQLPAPGRALGKRGFSPSYQVMPLAYDLSWGCAQSSVAQFPQNKPQAPERGSVWRGWGVCGPGSYWIQVVPSPTPILLSLDPDPQRGCPGPGVRRRCPGESLINPGFKSKKPASGVDFDDL; encoded by the exons ATGGTTCCGCCGCCGCCGGCGCCGCCGCTCTCGCCGCCTCTCTGCACGTTGCCGCCGGGCCCCGGACCCCCGCGTTACGTGTGCTACTGCGAGGAGGAGGGAATTGGAGCCGAGGGCCAAGGCGGCTTCAGCCTCCA tgtGACGGACGCCGTGGAGCTTTGGAGCACCTGCCTCACGCCGGACAGCCTGGCGGCCCTC AGAGCCCGTTTCGGCCTGAGTGCGACGGAGGACATCACTCCCTGGTTCAg GGCAGCCTTCAAGCAGCAAGCTGTGGCTTTCACTCCGCAGGGGGATGGAGCGTCTCTGACCCTGTCTGGGGGGCTCTCGGCCCCGGACTTTGAGCTTTCCAAAGTGTCAGGCCCAGAAGCAGCTTCCAGGCTGCAGGCGCTGACGCTCAGCCTAGCGGAGCGCGTGTGCAGCTTGGAGCGGCGGCTGGCAGGTAGAGTCGGGGGACGGGGCACCCTGCGGCCTCGCTGGGGCCCCCCTGCCTTTGCCTCCATTCCTGGCTTTCCCCCTCAGCTGCAGAGGAGGCAGCTGCCAGCCCCAGGAAGAGCCCTCGGCAagcggggcttcagtccttcttACCAGGTAATGCCTCTCGCCTATGACCTGAGTTGGGGCTGTGCTCAGTCCTCTGTGGCTCAGTTTCCTCAGAACAAGCCCCAGGCTCCCGAGAGAGGCTCtgtgtggagggggtggggtgttTGTGGCCCTGGATCCTACTGGATTCAGGTGGTCCCTTCACCCACCCCAATCCTGCTTTCCTTAGACCCAGATCCTCagagaggctgcccgggacctggaGTCAGGAGGCGGTGTCCTGGAGAGTCCCTCATCAACCCTGGCTTCAAAAG tAAGAAACCAGCCAGTGGTGTAGACTTTGATGACCTCTGA
- the PAXX gene encoding protein PAXX isoform X3 yields the protein MVPPPPAPPLSPPLCTLPPGPGPPRYVCYCEEEGIGAEGQGGFSLHVTDAVELWSTCLTPDSLAALGDGASLTLSGGLSAPDFELSKVSGPEAASRLQALTLSLAERVCSLERRLAGRVGGRGTLRPRWGPPAFASIPGFPPQLQRRQLPAPGRALGKRGFSPSYQVMPLAYDLSWGCAQSSVAQFPQNKPQAPERGSVWRGWGVCGPGSYWIQVVPSPTPILLSLDPDPQRGCPGPGVRRRCPGESLINPGFKSKKPASGVDFDDL from the exons ATGGTTCCGCCGCCGCCGGCGCCGCCGCTCTCGCCGCCTCTCTGCACGTTGCCGCCGGGCCCCGGACCCCCGCGTTACGTGTGCTACTGCGAGGAGGAGGGAATTGGAGCCGAGGGCCAAGGCGGCTTCAGCCTCCA tgtGACGGACGCCGTGGAGCTTTGGAGCACCTGCCTCACGCCGGACAGCCTGGCGGCCCTC GGGGATGGAGCGTCTCTGACCCTGTCTGGGGGGCTCTCGGCCCCGGACTTTGAGCTTTCCAAAGTGTCAGGCCCAGAAGCAGCTTCCAGGCTGCAGGCGCTGACGCTCAGCCTAGCGGAGCGCGTGTGCAGCTTGGAGCGGCGGCTGGCAGGTAGAGTCGGGGGACGGGGCACCCTGCGGCCTCGCTGGGGCCCCCCTGCCTTTGCCTCCATTCCTGGCTTTCCCCCTCAGCTGCAGAGGAGGCAGCTGCCAGCCCCAGGAAGAGCCCTCGGCAagcggggcttcagtccttcttACCAGGTAATGCCTCTCGCCTATGACCTGAGTTGGGGCTGTGCTCAGTCCTCTGTGGCTCAGTTTCCTCAGAACAAGCCCCAGGCTCCCGAGAGAGGCTCtgtgtggagggggtggggtgttTGTGGCCCTGGATCCTACTGGATTCAGGTGGTCCCTTCACCCACCCCAATCCTGCTTTCCTTAGACCCAGATCCTCagagaggctgcccgggacctggaGTCAGGAGGCGGTGTCCTGGAGAGTCCCTCATCAACCCTGGCTTCAAAAG tAAGAAACCAGCCAGTGGTGTAGACTTTGATGACCTCTGA
- the PAXX gene encoding protein PAXX isoform X4 yields the protein MVPPPPAPPLSPPLCTLPPGPGPPRYVCYCEEEGIGAEGQGGFSLHVTDAVELWSTCLTPDSLAALRARFGLSATEDITPWFRAAFKQQAVAFTPQGDGASLTLSGGLSAPDFELSKVSGPEAASRLQALTLSLAERVCSLERRLAGRVGGRGTLRPRWGPPAFASIPGFPPQLQRRQLPAPGRALGKRGFSPSYQTQILREAARDLESGGGVLESPSSTLASKVRNQPVV from the exons ATGGTTCCGCCGCCGCCGGCGCCGCCGCTCTCGCCGCCTCTCTGCACGTTGCCGCCGGGCCCCGGACCCCCGCGTTACGTGTGCTACTGCGAGGAGGAGGGAATTGGAGCCGAGGGCCAAGGCGGCTTCAGCCTCCA tgtGACGGACGCCGTGGAGCTTTGGAGCACCTGCCTCACGCCGGACAGCCTGGCGGCCCTC AGAGCCCGTTTCGGCCTGAGTGCGACGGAGGACATCACTCCCTGGTTCAg GGCAGCCTTCAAGCAGCAAGCTGTGGCTTTCACTCCGCAGGGGGATGGAGCGTCTCTGACCCTGTCTGGGGGGCTCTCGGCCCCGGACTTTGAGCTTTCCAAAGTGTCAGGCCCAGAAGCAGCTTCCAGGCTGCAGGCGCTGACGCTCAGCCTAGCGGAGCGCGTGTGCAGCTTGGAGCGGCGGCTGGCAGGTAGAGTCGGGGGACGGGGCACCCTGCGGCCTCGCTGGGGCCCCCCTGCCTTTGCCTCCATTCCTGGCTTTCCCCCTCAGCTGCAGAGGAGGCAGCTGCCAGCCCCAGGAAGAGCCCTCGGCAagcggggcttcagtccttcttACCAG ACCCAGATCCTCagagaggctgcccgggacctggaGTCAGGAGGCGGTGTCCTGGAGAGTCCCTCATCAACCCTGGCTTCAAAAG tAAGAAACCAGCCAGTGGTGTAG
- the PTGDS gene encoding prostaglandin-H2 D-isomerase, giving the protein MAALYTLWMGLILLGALRTPAEAEVSVQPNFQQEKFLGRWFTLGLASNSSWFLEKKALLSTCLSVLAPTADGGLNLTNTFLRKDQCETRTLLLQPAGHPGCYSYTSVHWGSTNDVRVVETDYESYALLYTSGTKGLGQDFHMATLYSRTQTPTAEVKDKFTAFAKAQGFTEDAIVFLTKMDKCMEGQQ; this is encoded by the exons ATGGCTGCTCTGTACACCCTGTGGATGGGGCTGATCCTGCTGGGGGCCCTGCGGACCCCGGCCGAGGCCGAGGTCTCCGTGCAGCCCAACTTCCAACAGGAGAAG TTCCTGGGGCGCTGGTTCACCTTGGGCCTCGCCTCCAACTCGAGCTGGTTCCTGGAGAAGAAGGCCCTTCTGTCTACGTGCCTGTCGGTGCTGGCCCCGACCGCGGACGGCGGACTCAACCTCACCAACACCTTCCTCAG GAAAGACCAATGTGAGACCAGGACTTTGCTGCTGCAGCCGGCCGGTCACCCCGGCTGCTACAGCTACACGAGTGTCC ACTGGGGCAGCACCAACGACGTGCGCGTGGTGGAGACGGATTATGAAAGCTACGCCCTGCTCTACACCTCGGGCACCAAGGGCCTcggccaggacttccacatggccACCCTCTACA GCCGGACCCAGACCCCGACGGCTGAAGTGAAGGACAAATTCACGGCCTTTGCCAAGGCCCAGGGCTTCACAGAGGATGCCATTGTCTTCCTGACGAAAATGG ATAAGTGCATGGAGGGACAGCAGTAG